In Ascochyta rabiei chromosome 2, complete sequence, one genomic interval encodes:
- a CDS encoding 60S ribosomal subunit assembly or modification protein, which translates to MSAQQPHDEPELDYHDEDNVLDADEAEEIVEDDGDVPMDSDDEGDDDVQMEINLQNDSIAHFDEHKDSIFCIAQHPVHPEIIATGGGDDVGYIIDITDVPEGQGPGEREGLKSVFKLDGHKDSINAVVFSEPKGQFVATAGLDGKLRVWQGVPDGKKWKFLAEASEVEEISWLASNPSPAHPNVIALGANDGSVWVYQLSTEKGNELQVLQAFYLHTESCTAGAWTPDGSLLATTSEDSSLYVWDVFGDAASQGLIDPSAQTVVGLTGLDERFFVQGGLYSLAIPPTGAFVAVGGPEGQIRIVGLPRLSSEPASTSSGGSGAKGKAGGSKQAPAKGSAASAGQTGQILASLQAGSDNVETLSFSSAPLTLMAAGNVDGSITLFDTAHRFAVRRRIEDAHADDEMPQAVVKLDFVSKEGPGGWLLTSAGFDGVVRRWDTRGGTTAANKGLVGEWKGHRGGGEGGGVMAFVQGGGEVIITAGDDHVVLVYDAPSTQ; encoded by the coding sequence ATGTCGGCCCAACAGCCCCACGACGAGCCTGAGCTCGACTACCACGACGAGGACAACGTGCTCGACGCCGACGAGGCAGAGGAGATTGTCGAGGATGATGGCGACGTGCCCATGGACAGCGACGACgagggcgacgacgacgtaCAGATGGAAATCAACCTGCAAAACGACTCCATCGCGCACTTTGACGAGCACAAGGACTCCATCTTCTGCATAGCCCAGCACCCCGTTCACCCAGAGATCATCGCGaccggcggcggcgacgacgTTGGCTACATCATCGACATTACAGACGTGCCCGAGGGACAGGGTCCTGGCGAGCGCGAGGGCCTCAAGAGCGTCTTCAAGCTGGACGGACACAAGGACTCGATCAACGCCGTGGTCTTCTCCGAGCCAAAGGGCCAGTTCGTAGCCACAGCCGGCCTCGACGGAAAGCTGCGTGTCTGGCAGGGCGTCCCCGACGGCAAGAAGTGGAAGTTCCTCGCCGAAGCCAGTGAAGTCGAGGAGATTAGCTGGCTCGCTTCCAACCCCTCGCCCGCACACCCCAACGTCATTGCCCTCGGCGCAAACGACGGCTCCGTCTGGGTCTACCAGCTCTCCACCGAGAAGGGCAACGAGCTGCAGGTCCTCCAGGCCTTCTATCTACACACCGAGTCCTGTACCGCCGGCGCCTGGACACCCGACGGCTCGCTCCTCGCCACCACGAGCGAAGACTCGAGCCTCTACGTGTGGGACGTTTTCGGTGACGCCGCCTCCCAGGGCCTCATCGACCCCAGCGCACAAACCGTTGTGGGCCTCACAGGACTCGATGAGCGCTTCTTCGTGCAAGGCGGCCTGTACAGCCTCGCCATCCCTCCGACAGGAGCCTTCGTTGCCGTCGGCGGGCCAGAAGGGCAAATCCGCATCGTTGGCCTGCCACGCCTATCGTCCGAACCCGCCTCCACATCCTCCGGCGGCAGCGGCGCAAAGGGCAAAGCTGGCGGCAGCAAACAGGCACCCGCAAAGGGCTCCGCCGCGAGCGCCGGCCAGACAGGCCAGATCCTTGCGTCCCTGCAAGCCGGCAGCGACAACGTCGAAAccctctccttctcctctGCGCCCCTCACACTAATGGCCGCCGGCAACGTCGACGGCAGCATCACCCTCTTCGACACAGCACATCGATTCGCCGTGCGCCGGCGTATCGAGGACGCCCACGCCGACGACGAGATGCCACAAGCGGTCGTGAAGCTCGACTTCGTAAGCAAGGAAGGGCCCGGTGGGTGGCTGTTGACAAGCGCAGGCTTCGACGGCGTGGTACGGAGATGGGACACCCGTGGCGGTACGACCGCCGCGAACAAGGGCCTCGTAGGCGAGTGGAAGGGGCATCGTGGCGGCGGTGAGGGCGGCGGTGTCATGGCGTTTGTACAGGGTGGTGGCGAGGTCATCATCACCGCGGGTGACGATCACGTCGTGTTGGTTTATGATGCGCCGTCGACGCAGTAG
- a CDS encoding Carboxy-cis,cis-muconate cyclase, producing the protein MTKHHLMCGTWVKPGVIVTVSFDTETLKLELVKKTEIPHDEPISWMAFDHQRKNIYGASMKRWSSHRVDAPGEIVQTGSYPIGGHPKANDADTRTRAIFLLPSKKPPYAVYCNPFYDHAGYGNVFSVDESGAMKENIQNYEYCEKTAIHGMVFDPTETYLYSADMWANRIWCHKKIDDQGRMETVGYTEATQPKDHPRWVEMHPSGQYLYALMEGGNRLCEYVIDPQTKLPVYTHKTYPLIPPGIPNADTMYRSDVVFLNQSASYLFATSRSNSFDLTGYIAAFKIAPSGAIERQICLNPTPTSGGHSNAVSPCPWSDEWLALTDDEKGGIEIYRWQDEFLARVARLEIPEPGFGMNAIWYD; encoded by the exons ATGACGAAACACCATCTCATGTGCGGCACGTGGGTGAAGCCCGGCGTTATCGTTACTGTTTCGTTCGACACGGAGACGCTGAAGCTGGAGCTGGTCAAGAAGACGGAAATCCCACACGATGAACCCATTAGTTGGATGGCATTCGAC CACCAACGAAAGAACATCTACGGCGCGTCCATGAAGAGATGGAGCTCACACCGAGTCGACGCGCCTGGCGAGATTGTGCAGACAGGGAGCTACCCCATCGGTGGCCATC CCAAAGCAAACGACGCAGACACGAGGACACGTGCCATCTTTCTTCTCCCCTCGAAGAAACCTCCCTATGCTGTGTACTGCAATCCCTTCTACGACCATGCTGGTTATGGCAACGTTTTCTCTGTCGATGAGTCTGGTGCCATGAAGGAGAACATCCAGAACTACGAGTACTGCGAGAAGACGGCCATCCACGGCATGGTCTTCGATCCAACCGAGACATACCTATACAGCGCCGACATGTGGGCGAACAGGATATGGTGCCACAAGAAGATTGACGATCAAGGTCGGATGGAGACGGTGGGATACACCGAGGCCACGCAGCCAAAGGATCACCCGCGATGGGTTGAGATGCACCCCAGTGGGCAGTATCTGTATGCACTGATGGAAGGAGGCAATCGATTGTGCGAATATGTCATCGATCCGCAGACGAAATTGCCAGTCTACACCCACAAGACATATCCTCTGATTCCTCCTG GCATTCCCAACGCAGACACCATGTACCGTTCCGACGTGGTCTTCCTCAACCAATCCGCTTCCTACCTCTTCGCCACCTCGCGCTCCAACTCGTTCGACCTGACAGGCTATATTGCCGCATTCAAGATTGCGCCTTCTGGTGCAATCGAGCGTCAGATCTGTCTGAATCCTACCCCAACATCAGGCGGCCACTCGAACGCAGTGTCGCCCTGCCCATGGAGCGACGAATGGCTTGCGCTCACAGACGACGAGAAGGGCGGTATTGAGATCTACAGATGGCAGGACGAATTTTTGGCGAGGGTTGCGCGGTTGGAGATCCCAGAGCCTGGTTTTGGTATGAACGCAATCTGGTACGACTAG
- a CDS encoding Short-chain dehydrogenase/reductase aba4 yields the protein MSLQDKVIVTTGAASGMGLQTARLLASKGAKLSLVDIQEQPLKALGTELKTAGAHVLITVVNVSQR from the coding sequence ATGTCACTCCAGGATAAGGTCATCGTCACCACCGGCGCAGCGTCGGGCATGGGCCTTCAAACCGCTCGTCTGCTTGCAAGCAAAGGCGCCAAGCTTTCCCTTGTCGACATCCAAGAACAGCCGCTCAAAGCCCTGGGGACAGAGCTGAAGACAGCAGGCGCGCATGTCCTCATCACTGTTGTCAATGTCTCCCAGCGCTAG
- a CDS encoding Catechol 1,2-dioxygenase has product MASAPEYQEKSQHRFDPNFTDAVINAMGPKVDDRTRFVMSKLIRHLHDFIREVELTNEEWFDGVRFVNAIGKTTTSSRNEAHRISDVLGVESLVDEIAHKHINESGETPTSSTILGPFWSPHSPFRELGDSIVTDPHPDGQTTLMHGVVRDLDTKKGIPGAVIDIWQASANGKYDFQDPENQRPNNLRGKFTTNENGEYWYYCYKPTSYSLPTDGAVGQLFRTLDRHPNRPAHIHLMVSAEGFKPLITQLYPRDDPWAVNDTVFAVKDDLLLDFTPSKDEKAQLDLEYNVTLAPTGKKTGRLEGIPRLPNVFDEASRL; this is encoded by the exons ATGGCATCCGCGCCCGAGTACCAGGAGAAGTCGCAGCACCGCTTCGACCCCAACTTCACCGATGCCGTCATCAATGCCATGGGGCCCAAGGTCGACGACAGGACACGCTTTGTCATGAGCAAGCTGATCCGCCACCTCCACGACTTCATTCGCGAGGTTGAGCTCACCAACGAGGAGTGGTTCGACGGGGTGCGCTTTGTCAACGCCATCGGCAAGACCACCACGTCGTCGAGGAACGAGGCCCACCGCATTTCCGATGTTCTGGGCGTGGAGTC GCTGGTCGATGAGATCGCCCACAAGCACATCAACGAGTCTGGCGAGACGCCCACATCGAGCACCATTCTCGGTCCCTTCTGGTCGCCCCACTCTCCCTTCCGCGAGCTCGGCGACTCCATCGTCACCGACCCGCACCCAGACGGCCAGACGACGCTCATGCACGGCGTTGTCCGAGACCTCGACACCAAGAAGGGCATCCCCGGCGCCGTCATTGATATCTGGCAGGCAAGCGCCAACGGGAAGTACGACTTCCAAGACCCGGAGAATCAGAGGCCCAACAACCTGCGCGGCAAGTTCACCACAAACGAGAACGGCGAGTACTGGTACTACTGCTACAAGCCCACCTCGTACTCTCTGCCCACGGATGGCGCTGTCGGACAGCTCTTCAGGACGCTCGACCGCCACCCCAACCGCCCCGCTCACATCCACCTCATGGTCTCAGCGGAGGGCTTCAAGCCTCTGATCACACAGCTGTACCCCCGCGATGACCCGTGGGCGGTGAACGACACCGTCTTCGCTGTCAAGGACGACCTGCTGCTTGACTTCACGCCCAGCAAGGACGAGAAGGCACAGCTCGACCTCGAGTACAACGTCACTCTGGCGCCAACAGGCAAGAAGACTGGTCGTCTTGAAGGCATCCCTAGGCTGCCCAACGTTTTCGACGAGGCGAGCAGGTTGTAG
- a CDS encoding Isovaleryl-CoA dehydrogenase, protein MKPPSPSVHLHTKKEGASPRLPLSRHSPHLARPAWSDTISLHPLAPRLLTRTLRHAPRVAPLATVRHASTKHPVNFTPPSQSDLDELRESVQDFARREMPEELAAKTDRDNAFPNDIWRKFGEAGFLGITASEEYGGLAMGYQAHCVVMEELSRASGSIGLSYAAHSQLCVNQLMLNGNEEQKKKYLPALISGERIGALAMSEHSAGSDVVSMKTTAKEVDGGYLLNGTKMWITNGPDAHTIVVYAKTAPDAASKGITAFIVDTDTKGFSVANKLDKFGMRGSNTGELVFEDVFVPKENMLGQLNKGVRVLMEGLDLERLVLSAGPLGLMQASLDNALPYTHQRKQFGQPIAHNQLVQGKLADMYTKYRASASFTYSVARAVDESHADPLIKTQDCAGAILYAAERASEVAADAVQLMGGMGYMNEVPVGRILRDAKLYEIGAGTSEVRRMVIGRAFNKEYKQDI, encoded by the exons ATGAAGCCGCCTTCCCCATCCGTGCATCTCCACACCAAAAAGGAAGGCGCCTCACCTCGGCTGCCCTTAAGCCGCCACAGCCCGCACCTTGCACGCCCAGCATGGAGCGACACAATTTCTCTCCACC CCCTCGCCCCTCGCCTCCTCACACGCACCCTCCGCCACGCGCCTCGTGTCGCGCCTCTCGCCACAGTCCGCCACGCGTCGACGAAGCACCCCGTCAACTTCACGCCCCCGTCACAATCCGACCTCGATGAGCTCCGCGAAAGCGTGCAGGACTTTGCGAGGAGGGAGATGCCAGAAGAGCTTGCAGCGAAGACAGACCGCGACAATGCATTCCCCAACGACATATGGCGGAAGTTTGGCGAAGCTGGCTTCCTCGGCATCACGGCGTCTGAGGAGTACGGCGGCCTGGCCATGGGATACCAAGCACACTGCGTTGTCATGGAGGAGCTTAGCCGAGCGTCGGGCAGCATTGGGTTGAGCTACGCCGCGCACAGCCAGTTATGCGTCAACCAGCTGATGCTCAACGGCAACGaagagcagaagaagaagtacctCCCGGCACTGATCTCGGGCGAGAGGATTGGCGCGCTTGCGATGAGCGAGCACTCCGCCGGCAGTGATGTCGTGAGCATGAAGACCACAGCGAAGGAGGTGGATGGAGGCTATCTACTAAACGGAACGAAGATGTGGATTACAAAC GGCCCAGACGCGCACACTATCGTCGTCTACGCCAAAACCGCTCCCGACGCCGCCTCCAAAGGCATAACCGCCTTTATCGTCGACACAGACACAAAAGGCTTCTCCGTAGCCAACAAACTCGACAAGTTTGGCATGCGCGGCTCCAACACAGGCGAGCTTGTTTTCGAAGACGTCTTCGTCCCAAAGGAGAACATGCTTGGCCAGCTCAACAAAGGCGTCCGCGTCCTCATGGAAGGTCTCGATCTCGAGCGCCTCGTGCTGTCCGCCGGCCCCTTGGGGTTGATGCAAGCGAGTCTGGATAACGCCCTCCCCTACACCCACCAACGCAAACAATTCGGCCAGCCCATCGCACACAACCAACTTGTCCAGGGTAAGCTCGCAGACATGTACACAAAGTACCGAGCCTCGGCCTCCTTCACATACTCCGTCGCCCGCGCTGTCGACGAGAGCCACGCCGACCCTCTGATCAAGACCCAGGACTGCGCGGGCGCAATCCTGTACGCCGCAGAGCGCGCGAGCGAGGTTGCCGCCGATGCCGTGCAACTCATGGGCGGAATGGGCTACATGAACGAGGTTCCTGTAGGCCGCATACTGCGTGACGCGAAACTCTACGAAATCGGCGCCGGGACGAGCGAGGTCCGACGCATGGTCATCGGGCGGGCATTCAACAAGGAGTACAAGCAGGATATATAG